From the Bacillota bacterium genome, the window TGGGGCGGGAGATAAGGAATCTCTACACGCGCGAACCGGTGGAACCCGGCGAGAAGGTGCTGAAGGTCGAACTCCTGACGCGCAAGGGCCGGTTTGAGAACTGCAGCATCGTGGTAAGGCGCGGCGAGATAGTGGGCCTCGCGGGCCTGGTAGGGTCCGGCCGCACCGAGCTCGCGAGGGGTGTTTTTGGGATAGACCCCGTCGACAGCGGCGAGGTGCACGTTTGCGGTTCGAGGATCGCGGGCCGTTCCCCGGCGTGCTCGGTGGCCTCGGGCATGGGGCTTCTGCCCGAGGACCGCAAGGTCGACGGGCTCGCCCTGATAATGCAGGTCAAGGACAACATCGTGCAGGCGAGCCTCAAACGCCTGTTCCCGCTCGGCGTCATCAACTTCCGCAAGGAGCTGGAGCAGGCCAACAACTACGTCAAGGACTTGAGGATTGCCACTCCGTCAGTCTACAAGCAGGCCAAGTTCCTGAGCGGCGGGACGCAGCAGAAGGTGGTCCTGGCAAAGTGGCTGTGCTCCGGCTGCCAGGTGCTGTTGTTCGACGAGCCCACGCGCGGTATAGACGTCGGCGCCAAGGCCGACATATACCGCCTCATGGACCGCCTGACACACGAAGGGGCGGCGATCCTGATGATCTCCTCCGAGCTCCCCGAGCTCCTCGGGATGAGCGACAGGGTCTACGTAATGCGCGAAGGACGGATAGTCAAGGAACTCAACCGGGGCGACGCGACGCAGGAAGTCGTGATCAGCTACGCCATGGGGAAGGGGGATGAGTACCTTGGCAGCACTGGGACGCAGGGCCGGTAATGGCCTCATCCTCGCGAAGATTCCCGGCGTCGTGTGGGCGTTCGCGGCAATGATCGCGTTCTTCGGTTTCGAGGGGCGCGGCTTCCTCTCGCTCTACAACTTCATTAACATCATCAAGCAGGGATCGATACTTGCGATCGCCGCCACGGGTATGACGCTGGCCATATTATCCGCCGGCATCGACCTGTCCGCGGGTTCGGTGATGTCTCTCAGCGGCGTTATCCTTGGGTTGCTGCTTCACAGCGGATGGAGTATTCCGGCGGCCATACTGGTAGCACTTTGCGTTGGGCTCGCATGCGGCTGCGTCAACGGCTATCTCGTCGCGCACCTGAAGATCCATCACTTCATCGCGACTTACGGAATGATGGGGATGGCCGCCGGGATTCCTCTTGCGCTCACGGAAGGGTCCGTCATACCGGGGTTCAGCCAGGCGTTCCGCTTCCTCGGGGAGGGCGCCGTGGGCGGACTGCCGCTGCTCGTCATAATTGCGGCGGCGGTGTTCGCGGTGTTTCATTTCACGCTCACCCGCACCAGATGGGGTGCCCACCTGTACGCGGTAGGGGGGAGCGACCAGGTCGCCAGGTATTCCGGGGTGTCTGCGGACCGCGTTCGTATGTCGGCGTACGTCTTATCGTCGTTACTTGCGGCGTTTGCAGGGGTGCTGGCTGCGTCGAGGGCGAATTCGGCCAGTCCAATCGCGGGTTCGGGATACGAATTCGACTCGATCGCCGCGGTGATCATCGGCGGGACGCCGTTCACCGGCGGCCGCGGCGGAGTTGCGGGGACCATGCTGGGCGTTGCCATGATCACGGTACTCAAGAACGGCCTGAACATCATGGGGTTCGCGGCGCCGTGGCAGCTGGCGATCATCGGGACGATGATCACGCTGGCGATCACGTTTGATGTGATGGTCAACCAGAGACGAAAGGACCGGGTGTGAGATGGCGAGCATAATCCAGAAATGGTCCCGCGTGTTCGTTTTTGCGGCGGTGTTTCTCCTGCTCGCAGTCGCAAGCCCGTACTTCCTCACGAGGGAGAACCTGCTCAACGTCGTCCGGCAGGCCGCTCTCCTCACGATGCTGGGGATTGGTCAGACCATGGTGATCGTCACCGGCGGGATCGACCTGTCGGTGGGATCGGTCCTCGCGTTGTCGTCGTGCGTGGCCGCCGAACCTATCAAGAACATGACAACCATCTGGCCGGGGGTTGGCCTGGCGCTCCTCATCGGCCTCCTCTGCGGCACCCTCAACGGTGCGCTGGTCGCGCACGTGAACCTGCCACCGTTCGTGGCAACCTACGGCCTCCAGTGGGTGGCGCGCGGGGCGGTTCTCGTATACATGGCGGGCCACATCACATACGGGTTCGGACCCGCGTTCAGGTTCCTCGGGGCCGGCCACGTGCTCGGGGCGCCGATGCCGGTGGTGTTCATGGTGACGGTGTTCGCCCTCGCGTGGTTCTTCATGCACCGGACCACGTGGGGACGCAACGTGTACGCCGTAGGGGCGAACCGCGCCGCGGCCGACATTTCGGGCGTCCGGTCGGCGAGGCTCGTGCAGTCTGTCTACATGATAAACGGGTTGATAGTGGCATTCGTGGGCCTTCTGTACATCTCGAGGCTCAACGCGGCTGAGCCGGTCATCGGCGAGAGCTTCGCCCTGGAGTCCATCGCCGCGACGCTCGTCGGGGGCACCCCGTTCACCGGAGGCGAGGGCGGAGTGGCCAACACGGTGATAGGCGCTCTGATACTGGCGCTCATGTCGAACGGGATGAACCTTCTAGGTGTGTCGCAATTCTGGCAGCCAACCGTGCTCGGGGCCGTAATCGTTCTCGCAATCATCCTGGACAGGGTCTCGAAGAACCTGACGTCCGGAGAAGGTGTGAGACGCGCGGCCTGACTGCGCTGGCGCGCTTGACGGGAGGGGGGATAGTCCCGAAGCAACCGAATCCTAGCACCGCATGACGCTTATTCGTGGGAGAGGTCAAGAAAGGGGGATACTCCGTGTTCAAGCGCACAATGTTAGTAGTCGTATGCCTGGCGGTCATGGCCTCGTTACTCGCAGGCTGCAGCCAGGGCTCGAAGCCCGCGGCCAAGCAGCGCGAGGTAGTGTTGATCGTCAAGAACCTGGTCAATCCGGTTTGGGTGGACTGCAAGAAAGCCGCTGAAGAGGCGGGAGCCAAGCTGGGCATCAAGGTAACAACCCTTGCGCCGACGAAGCCGGACAACAACGAGGAGCAGCTCCGAGCAATTGAGGACTCGATTGCGAAGAAGGTAGACGCGATACTCCTCATCCCGGCCGACACAAAGGGCATCGTGCCCGGCGTCGAGAAGGCGAACGCGGCCGGTATTCCGGTGTTCCTGCTCGGCTCGCCGATCCCGGGCGGCAAGATCGTGACCCTCATCGCCGTCGACAACGTCGAGGCGGCCAGGAGCGTCACCGACGCGATGGCGAAGAAACTCGGCGGCAAGGGCAAGGCGATCATTCTCGACGGCGTGCCCGGCTCGCAGAGCGCCGAGGACCTGCATAAGGGCATGATGGAAGCGCTCAAGAACTACCCCGAGATCGTGGTGCTTACCTCGCAGACCGCGAAGTTCCAGAGGGCCGAAGCCATGAAGGTCATGGAGGACCTCCTGCAGAGGTACCCCGACGTGACCGTTGTGTTCGGGGCTAACGACGAGATGGCGCTCGGCGCTATCGAGGCGATTGACGCGGCCAAGAAGTCCGGGCAGATCGCCGTCTCGGGTCTCGACGCCAACGCCGACGCCTGCAAGGCGGTCGATGCCGGCAAGATGCTCATGACCTGCGACAAGGGCTGGGGCCGCACGGGTGCCATCGGCGTGGAGCAGGCGGACAAGTACTTCAAGGGCGAGAAGATCCCCGAGAGGATACTCGTCCCGACGGCGGTCGTTGACAAGTCCAACGTGGACAAGTTCCTGAAGAAGTAGTGAACGGCGGCGCCCGGTACTCTTGCCCGGGCGCGCCGGGACATGGCTGGCCGGGGCGCCTGACCGCGACCTTTGACGGCTGCGACCCCCGGCCGCTCTTGTACGGCTATTGTGCGGTGTACGGTTCGTGTACCCCGCGGGGGTGGTGTTTGTGAAGGGCTGGATGGTCAAGGGCCCCGGCAACCTGGAACTCGTTTCTGCTCGGAAGCCGCGGCCTGCGGCGGGCGAACTGCTCGTTCGCGTCAACAGGGTAGGGATTTGTGGTTCGGATGTTCACCTTTACCACGGCACTTACAGGGGCCCGCACAGGTACCCGCTGTTCTTCGGCCACGAGTGGTCAGGTGCGGTTGAGGGCCTCGGTGAGGGAGTGCGGGGTTTTGAAGTTGGAGATCTGGTCACGGGTGACTGCTCCCAGTGGTGCGGGGCGTGCGAGATGTGCCCCGCGGACAGGAACCTGTGTCTTTCGATAGAGAAGACGGGAATCACGATCGATGGCGCTTCGAGGGAGTACATGACGGTCAAAGCCTCCCACGCATACAGGGCGAATGGCTGCGATCCAGGGCTCCTGGCGTCGGCCGAGCCGCTCGCGGTGGCGGCGCATGCCTGCGAGAGGGTGGTTCGGGCGGCCGGCGGCGACTGGGCCGCCGCGGAGACTCCCAGCGCTGAGGTGGCCGGGGTTGCGGCGGGATTGTCGCCGGGCGGTTCGCACCGGTGCGGCGCGCCGTTGTTTGGGCGCGGGCTGGTGATGGGCTCGGGCGCGGTCGGGCTGGCCGTGACCATGTTCCTGATCGACCGCGGCGTCGTGGGTTCACTTGACGTGCTCGACGTTCAGCCGTTCAGGCTGGAGGTCGCATCGTCGCTCGGAGCGCGGGCGCTGACACCGGAGGACCTCGGCGGGCCGGCGGCCGCGCCCGCGACCGGGGCGGGAGGGTCTTCGTACCGCGACGCGTACGCGGCGGCCCAGTACGATCTGGTCGTTGAGACCACCGGGACGGAGCCGGGCTTCTCGACAGCGCTCAGCGTCGCAAGGCCCAACGCGTCCCTCGCGCTGATCGGGTTCCTGCCGAAGGCCGGGTACGAGATGAGGACGGTCGTCACGAAGGCGTTGAAAATCGTCGGGTCGATCGGGGGGACGGGGAACTTCCCCGACGCGCTCGACCTCCTTCGGCGGAAGCCGGAGTTCGTCAGGAAGATGGTCAGTCACGTGTTCACCATGTCCGAGGCCGAGGAGGCGTTCAGGGTCGCCACCGATACGGCCAGGGCCATCAAGGTACAGATCGATTTCGGCAGTCTCGGCACCTGACCCGGCAACACGGGGGTGGAATACATGAGTGATACGGCGAGTGTCCCTGCCACCATGCTTGCGGCGGTTTTGTATGGCCCCGGGGACCTGCGGCTGGAGAACAGGGCGGTCCCCGCGCCTGGACCCGACGAGGTCGTCATAAAGGTGAGGTCGTGCGCGATATGCGGCACCGACCCGAAGATCGTGGCGCACGGCTGGCCCGGCCAACCGGCCTACGGCGACTACATCCCGGGCCATGAGTACGCGGGGACCATAGTGAAGACCGGCGCCGGCGTCACGGCGCTCTCCGTGGGCGACCGCGTGGTCGTCGAGCCGCACAAGGGGTGCGGCAAGTGCGAGAACTGCATGCGCGGGCTGTACACCACCTGTCTCAACTACGGGAAGATGGAGACCGGCCACAGGCATTACGGGTTTACCGCCAACGGCGGGTACGCCGGGTATGCGGTCAACCACGTGAATACGTGCCACCCGATTCCCCACGGGATCACGTTCGATGAGAGTACACTTGCGACCACCGCCGGGACGGCGCTCTACGCGATAGAGAGGGCGGGCGGGGTCGAGGCGGGCTCCACCGTGGCGGTATTCGGCCCAGGGCCTATCGGCCTGATGGCGGTGCAACTCGCGAAATCAATGGGCGCCGGCCGGGTGATCATGGTCGGAACCAGGGAATCACGCCTGGAGAAGGCCCGCCAGGTGGGGGCCGACAGGACCGTGAACAGCAAGGAAGCAGACCCCGTCGAGGCCATCAGGTCGGCGACGGGAGGCCGCGGCGCTGACCTCGTGTTGGAGTGCTCCGGGAGCCCCGGGGCCGCCAGGCAGTCCATAGACGCGGTGAGGAAGAGCGGCCGCATCGGACTCCTGGGCATATACCAGGAGGAAGTGCCGGTGAAACTCGACCAGGTGGTGCAGTGGAACCTTACTGTCGCCGGCGGCAAGGCCGAGGGCGGCTGGGCTCTGCGCAGGGTGATGCCTCTCGTCGGTAGCGGGCGGCTCAAGGTGGCGCCGCTGATCACGCACAGGTTCCCGCTTACCCAGGTACACAGGGCCTTCGAGGTTTTCACGGGCCGCGAGGGCGGGGCGATCAAGGTGATCGTGAACCCTTCGGCGGGTGAAGAAGCATGACACCGGGGGACGGGTTCAGGGGTGGTCCCAACGGAATCGACGGTATTGACGATCTGGGGTCCGCAAACCAGCGGCGGGTCGAAACGGCCGCCGCGTTGAAGCAGCCTGACAGGGTCCCTGTCAACCTCTGCGCCAGCGCCCCGTGGGTGGCGTCCGTCGCGGGAGTCCCTCTCAAGACCTATTACGAGGACGTCGCCGTGATGTTCGAATCTCAGATGCGGCTGAGGGAGCGGTTCTACGGTCTTACCCCGCTCTGGGCGGACACGGGTATCGTCAACGAGCCGTCCGCGCTCGGGGCGAAACTCACGTGGGGGGAAGACGGGACCCCGTGGGTCGAGCCGTTCGTTAACGGGATTGACGACGTCCTGCGGCTAAAGGTGCCCGACCCGCGGAACGACGGCTTCATGGCGCGGACTCTCGAGATCCTTCGGTACATGAAGTCGCGCGCGCCTGACGGGGTGCCGGTCTCGTGCGGGTCCGTGCATTCACCGTGGGGCGTGGCGGCGCTTTTGAGGGGCGTAACACAGTTCTGCACGGACATCTACGAGGACCCGGCCCTCGTGAAGGCGCTTCTCGAGATATGTACCGAGACCGTCCTCGCCTGGCTCCGCGCACAGGCGGAGGTGGCCGGTGGCCTGAAGACGATCCTGATAAACGACGATATTTCCTCGTTCGTCAGCCCGAAGACATTCAGGGCGCTCATACTCCCGCTGTACGAGAGGATCTACGACGAGTTCCCTTCGGCACACAGGTGGTATCACAATGACGCGAACGCGAGCCACCTGCTGGAGGGGATCGCAGCCGCGCGGGTCGAGGTGTTCCACCTCGGCAACATGGTGGACATCGCCGCCGCCAGGGAGCGCATCGGCGACAGGGTGTGCCTCATGGGCAACATCCCGCCGGTCGAGGTGCTGCGGGACGGCGCTCCGGGCGACGTGCGCGACCATTCCAGGCGGGTGATGGAGGCGGCCGCGCGCGGAGGCGGGCTCATCCTCGCGCCGGGGGGGTACACGGCGGAGGGGACCCCGCCTGAGAACGTCGACGCAATGATCCAGGCTGCCCTGGAATTCAAAATGGGGGTGGGCTCGTGATTCTCGATGATTTCAAGTTGGACGGGCAGGTCGCGTACGTGACCGGCGCAAGCCGCGGGCTCGGGCGGGCCATGGCCGAGGCGCTCGCCGAGGCTGGGGCCGGCGTGGCCCTGGCGGCGCTTCCGTCAGAAGAAGAGGCAATGAAGGACGTTGCGCGCTACATCACGTCCCTCGGCAGGAAGTGCCTGACCATCGGCGTGGATCTATCCGGCGTCGAGGCGGCGGTGGCCTCGGTGGACACCGTAATAACGAATTTCGGCAGGCTCGACATACTCGTCAACAACGCGGGCATGACGAGGCGCAGGGTGTCGATCGAGCACACGGTGGACGACTGGGACGCCGTGATGAACCTGAACTCGCGCACCGTGTTCTTCATGGCGCAGGCCGCGGCGAAGCACATGCTGGCGCGCGGCTCAGGCAAGATCATCAACACCGCGTCGATGCTTTCGTTCCAGGGCGGGCGGGGGGTGCCCTCGTACACCGCCAGCAAGGGCGCGGTCGCTTCGATAACCCGCGCGCTCGCCAACGAGTGGGCCGGCAAGGGGGTTAACGTGAACGCCATCGCGCCGGGCTACATGAGGACGGACCTCAACACCGCGCTCATGAACGACCCCGTGAGGAGCCAGCAGATACTCGGCAGGATCCCCGCGGGGCGCTGGGGCGAGCCGGCGGATCTCAAGGGAGCCGTGGTGTTCCTGGCTTCGCGGGCCTCGAACTACCTGTCGGGCCACATCCTGTGCGTCGACGGGGGCTGGCTGTCGTCTTGAACGTCCGGGAGGCAAAGCGGGCATTCGTCGGGGTCGACGTGGGAACCACGAGCTGCCGCGCGGTGGCGTTCGGCGAAGACGGGCGCGTGCTGGGCAGGTCGCAGGTGGAGTACCCGTTCGTCCAGGAGCGGCCCGGGTGGGCGGAGCACGATCCCGAGATGCTGTTCCAGGCCGTGGTGTCCTCGGTGGCCGGATGCGTCGCGGGCTCCGGGCTTGGGCCGAGCGACGTGGCCGCCGTAGGACTCGGCACGTACTGGCACAGCCTCATCGCGGTGGACGCCGCGGGAAGACCGCTCACGCGCTGCATAACCTGGGCGGACGTGCGCGCCTCGAAGGAGGCCGAACGCCTGCGGGTGGCGGGCCTGGCCCGCGAGTTCTACGAACGCACGGGCTGTCCTGTTCACCAGATGTACTTGCCAGCGAAACTCTTGTGGCTCAAGGAAAGGATGCCGGAGGTATTCAGGGCGGCTTCGCGATTTGCCTGCATCAAGGATTACCTGGTACACCGGCTGTGCGGGGAGTACTGGGTGGATGTGTCGGTCGCCACCGCGTCCGGCCTGCTTAACCTGCAGACCTACGACTGGGACGAGAGGGTGCTCGATACGGTCGGTGTGGAGCCCGAGAGGCTCGGCGAGGTGGTGCGGGTGCAAACCGTGCTGCCGCGCCTCGAACCAGCCGTCGCGGCCGCGATGGGCATCGATCCGTCGACCCCCATGGTAGTAGGCGGGGGTGACGGTGCCCTGTCGAGCCTCGGGTCGGGGGCGGTAGACCCCGGCGTGATGGCGGCGATGATCGGCACGAGCGGCGCCATGCGGGTGATCGTGCCGGCGCCCGCCGTCGACCCCCAGTCGCGCACGTGGTGCTACGGATTTGACGACGGCGCCTGGGTCGCCGGCGGGGCGATCAACAACGGGGGCATCGTCTACCGCTGGTTCAGGGACCAGCTCGCCCCCGAAGAGCGACGGCAGGCTGCCGAGCGTGGGGTTGACGTATACGAGATCATCAACGAATGGGTCGAGAGCGTGCCACTGGGGGCCGGAGGGCTGGTTTTCCTGCCCTACCTGACCGGCGAGCGATGTCCCTACTGGAACGCGAACGCGCGCGGCGTGCTGTTCGGCCTCTCGCTGGACCACACTCGCCGCCACATCGCCCGCGCCGCGATGGAGGGCATCTGCTTCAGGATGGCGCAGGTGTTGCGGGCGATGGAGGACGTCACCGGACCCGCGCGCGAGATCCGCGCGACTGGCGGGTTCACCCGCTCGAAGGCCTGGCTGCAGATGCTCGCCGATGTCCTGGGAAGGGAGGTCGTCGTGCCCGCGTCACACGAGGGCTCGGCGCTCGGCGCGGCGATCCTCGCGATGGACTCCGTGCTCGGCGGGGGTTACGCGGCCCTGAGCCGCCGGCTGTCCCCCGTAACGGCGCGGTACGTCCCCGGCGAAGAAAACAACCGCAGGTACAAGGACCTGATGGAGATATATATCCACGTGTACAGGAACGTCTCGGCGCAGTTCGATGAGCTTGCCGAATTCCGCCGCAGGGCAGTGGATTGAGCCCGCGGACCGGGCGCCGCCGTCGCGCGCAGCGGTCCACCAAACCGGGCCAGTGAGGAGAGGAGCAGGCTTGAAACCCAAAGTGCTTGTGACAGCGCTATCATTCGGACAGACATCCCCCGAACCAGTCGTCATGCTCGAGAAGGCGGGCTGCGAGATCGTGCGCAACACACTCGGGCGACCGATGACTGAGGACGAGCTCGTCGACGCAGTCGGTGGCGTGGCGGGCATTGTTAACGGGAACGACAGGATTACCCGGCGGGTCATCGAAGCCGGGCGCGACCTGCGCGTGATCGCGAAGAACGGCGTGGGGGTGGACAACATCGACGTCCAGGCGGCCACGGAGCGGGGAATCGTGGTGACCAACACCCCCGGCAGCAACTCCGATTCGGTGGCCGACCTGACCTTCGGCCTCATGCTCGCACTCGCGAGGCAGATCCCCGCCGCCGACAGGACGACCCGCGCAGGCGAGTGGAAGAGGTTCATCGGGACCGAAGTATGGGGCAAGACGATCGGCATCGTCGGGCTCGGCCGGATAGGAAAGGGCGTGGCCGTGCGCGCGAGGGGCTTCAACATGAACATCCTGGCTTACGAAGTCGTGCCCGATCGTTCGTTTGCCGCGGAGCACGGGGTGTCGTTTGTTTCCCTCGACGAACTCCTCTCCCGCGCGGACTTCATAACCCTGAACGTCCCGCTCCTCCCCGAGACGGAGCGCCTGATAAACGCCCGCACGCTGTCGCTGGTGAAGCCGACCGCCTTCCTGGTCAATACCGCCAGGGGCGAGGTAGTCGACGAAGAGGCGCTGTTCGAAGCTTTGCGGGACAAGCGCCTGGCGGGCGCCGCGGTGGATGCGTTCCTCAAAGAACCCCCGGGGAAAAGCCCGCTGTTCGACCTGCCCAACGTGATCGTTACCCCGCACATGGGCGCGCATACCGGCGAGGCGGCGCACAAAGTGGGCTTGATGGCCGCCGGGGGAATCGTGGACGTGCTCGCGGGCAGGCGTCCGAAGCACGTCGTCAATCCGGCCGTCTATTCGTGAGGAGGGAGCATTGTTGGCGGAAGCGTTGAAGCAGCTGTCCCAGGCGGTCATAGACGGTGATGCGGCGCAGGCGAAGACTTGCGCCGCGGCGGCCGTAGACGCGGGCGTGCCCGCGAACAGGGTCGTTGGCGACGGCCTCCTCGCCGGCATGTCGGTCGTGGGAACCATGTTCAAGGCGAACGAGATGTTCGTCCCCGAGGTGTTGATGTCCGCCCGCGCCATGCACGCGGGCCTCGATGTACTGAAACCGCTGCTCGCGGCGGGTGGTCACGGCAGTTTCGGCAAGTTCGTGCTCGGCACGGTCAAGGGCGACCTTCACGACATCGGCAAGAACCTCGTCGGCATGATGCTCGAAGGCGCCGGCTTCGAAGTGGTGGATCTCGGCATAGACGTACCGCCGGAGAAATTCGTCGACGCCATCAGGGAGCACCGGCCGGAAATGGTTGGGCTGTCCGCCCTTCTCACCACGACGGTGCCCGCGTTGGAGAAGACGATAAAGGCCATCGAGGAGTCCGGGCTCAGGCCGTCCGTGAAGGTGTTCACGGGGGGAGCCGTGGTGAACGCGGATCTCGCGCGGAAGGCGGGTGCCGACTATTATGCGCCCGACGCGGCCAGCGCCGCCGAACTGGCGGCCGAGGTCGCCAGGGGAAAAGGGAGATGAACCAGGTGACCGACCACGAAGTTCTCAAAGCGGTAGGAGAATGTGGCGTAATCGCGATAATCAGGCGGCTGTCGCCGGATCGCGCGGAGAAGGTGGCGGAGACTCTCTCCTCGGCGGGTGCGCCGGTGTTCGAGGTCACGATCGACAGTGAGGACGCGGCGGGTGTTATCCGCCGGATGTCTCGCGCCCTCGAGGGGAAGGTGTTCGTGGGCGCCGGGACCGTACTTGACGCCGCTGCGGCCCGCGAGGCCGTGGCGGCCGGCGCGCAGTTCATCGTCGCGCCCAATTTCAACCCGGAAGTGGTCGAAACAGCGCTGCGCTACGGCAAGGTGGCCATACCCGGCGTGTTCACCCCCAGCGAGATTGTTGCGGCCG encodes:
- a CDS encoding bifunctional 4-hydroxy-2-oxoglutarate aldolase/2-dehydro-3-deoxy-phosphogluconate aldolase, with translation MNQVTDHEVLKAVGECGVIAIIRRLSPDRAEKVAETLSSAGAPVFEVTIDSEDAAGVIRRMSRALEGKVFVGAGTVLDAAAAREAVAAGAQFIVAPNFNPEVVETALRYGKVAIPGVFTPSEIVAAVQAGAQAVKVFPAGILGPEYIRQVKAPLPYVRMVAVGGVSARNAADFIRAGAFALGVGGNLVDAKAIREERYDLIAAAAQELIAAVRAGRG